One genomic region from Rosa rugosa chromosome 1, drRosRugo1.1, whole genome shotgun sequence encodes:
- the LOC133727496 gene encoding uncharacterized protein LOC133727496 gives MVDTFGFVDPARVVSIGVSDSKNVVNNLVQRMQHGKSHRIFLVPYNPSDHWMLTIINEEKDIVYIVDSLERQYPEWMETVNNAIKLFNGITGRHGKKAPRWINLSGAPKQVGGGECGYYVMRYMKELIEDPMLSFAQKWSRKSKRTSYSQEQIDEVRIEWSEFVTRKYL, from the exons ATGGTTGATACATTTGGGTTCGTGGATCCTGCACGGGTCGTCTCTATTGGGGTATCAGATTCAAAGAATGTAGTGAACAATTTAGTACAACGGATGCAACATGGAAAGTCTCATCGTATATTTTTGGTGCCTTACAATCCCAG TGACCATTGGATGTTGACTataataaatgaagaaaaagacaTTGTCTACATTGTGGACTCTTTGGAAAGACAATACCCCGAGTGGATGGAAACTGTGAACAA TGCAATCAAATTATTTAATGGAATTACGGGTAGACATGGCAAAAAAGCACCACGATGGATAAATCTCTCG GGTGCACCAAAACAAGTGGGCGGTGGTGAATGTGGCTACTATGTCATGAGATACATGAAGGAACTGATTGAGGATCCAATGCTTTCTTTTGCACAGAAG TGGAGTAGGAAGTCGAAGAGAACCAGCTACTCACAAGAGCAAATTGATGAGGTGCGGATTGAATGGAGTGAGTTTGTTACAAGGAAATACTTGTAG